GTGGTCATGGATCCGTTCTCGGGCCGCGTGCTCGCCATGGTCGGCGGCTTCTCGCATGACCAGTCGGAGTTCAACCGCGCGACGCAGGCGCTGCGCCAGCCCGGCTCCTCCTTCAAGCCCTTCGTCTACGCCACGGCGCTCGACAACGGCTACACGCCGTCGAGCATCATCCTCGACGCGCCGATCGAGATCGATCAGGGGCCGGGGCTGGGGATGTGGCGGCCGGAGAACTACGACGGCAAGTCGACCGGTCCGCGCACGCTGCGCTACGGCATCCAGTTCTCTAAGAACCTGATGACCGTGCGGCTCGCCAAGGATGTCGGCATGCCGCTGATCGCGGAATATGCCCGCCGCTTCGGCGTCTATGACGATCTCCAGCCGGTGCTGTCGATGTCGCTCGGCGCCGGCGAGACGACGGTCATGCGCATGACCGCGGCCTATTCGATGCTGGTCAATGGCGGCAAGCGCATCCGCCCGACCCTGATCGACCGCATCCAGGACCGTTCGGGCTCGACCATCTTCCGTCACGACCAGCGCGTCTGCGAAGGCTGCAACGCCGATAAATGGGCGAACCAGTCCGAGCCGCGCCTGATCGACAACCGCGAGCAGGTTCTCGATCCGCTGACTGCCTACCAGATGGTCTCGATCCTCGAAGGCGTGGTCAATGCCGGCACGGCGACGGTCGTCAAGTCGGTCGGCAAGCCGCTCGCCGGCAAGACCGGCACGACCAACGACGCCAAGGACGTCTGGTTCGTCGGCTTCTCGCCGGACCTCGCGGTCGGCGTCTATATGGGCTTCGACAAGCCCAAGTCCCTCGGCACCTCCGCCACGGCCGGCCAGTATGCCGCGCCGATTTTCCGGGATTTCATGACGGTCGCGCTGAAGGAAAAGCCGGCGACGCCGTTCCGCGTGCCGGCCGGCATCAAGCTGATCCGCGTCGATCCTCGCAGCGGCATGCGCGCCGGCGGTGAGGGCGGCATCCTCGAGGCTTTCAAGCCGGGCACGGCGCCGCCGGACAGCTATTCGGTGATCGGCGCCGCGGGCGACGGCAGCGCGCCGCTGTCCGTCGGCCCCAGCGGCGGCCGCGCCGTCGGCTCGGGAACCGGCGGCCTCTACTGAGCCAGCCCAGCGTCTTCTCGATGCCCGGAGCACTGCTCCGGGCATTTCGCTTTTTCGAGCCAAGCTTCGCTGCAATGGCGGGCTCAGGTCGAGGGGGCGTTTACAGCCGCGGCTTTCACCCCTATCTCAACGCTCGCACAGAGCTCACAAGGACGTTTCGACGGAATCATGCGCCCCGAAATCCAGACGCAACTCGATAACGCCAAGCAGTCGATCGGACTGCTGAGGAGGCATCTTTGACTGGGATCAAGCCCAGCGCCGCCTAGCGGAACTCAACGCCCTCTCGGAGGGGCCCGATTTCTGGAACGATGCCGAAGCTGCGCAGAAGCTGATGCGCGAGCGGACCGGGCTGGAAACCCAGATCGAGGGCATCACCAAGCTTGAACGCGAACTCGATGACGCGTTGACGCTGATCGAGCTCGGCGAGATGGAAGATGACGCGGCGACCGTCACCGAGGGCGAGCAGGCGATCAAGGCCGTGCAGGACGAGGCCGCGCGCCTCCAGGTCGAGACGCTGCTCTCCGGCGAAGCCGACATGCTCGACACCTATATCGAGATCCATCCCGGCGCCGGCGGCACCGAGAGCCAGGATTGGGCCGAGATGCTGCTGCGCATGTATCGGCGCTGGGGCGAGCGGCGGAAGTTCAAGGTCGAGACGCTCGAATATCAGGACGGCGACACGGCCGGCATCAAGTCGGCGACGCTCCAGTTCAAGGGCCACAATGCCTATGGCTGGCTGAAGACCGAATCCGGCGTGCACCGTCTCGTCCGAATCTCGCCCTTCGATTCGAACGCGCGGCGTCAGACCTCCTTCGCGTCGGTCTGGGTCTATCCCGTCGTCGACGACCGCATCATCATCGATGTGAAGGAGTCGGACTGCCGGATCGACACCTACCGCGCCCAGGGCGCCGGCGGGCAGCACATCAACACCACCGATTCGGCGGTGCGCATCACTCACCTGCCGACGGGGATCGCGGTCTCCTGCCAGCAGGAGCGTTCGCAGCACAAGAACCGGGCCAAGGCCTGGGACATGCTGCGCGCCCGGCTCTACGAGGTCGAGCTGAAGAAGCGCGAAGAGAAGGCCAATGCCGAGCAGGCGTCGAAGACCGATATCGGCTGGGGGCACCAGATCCGCTCCTATGTGCTGCAGCCCTATCAACTCGTGAAGGACCTGCGCACCGGAGTGGCCTCGACGGACCCTTCCGAGGTGCTTGACGGTGCTCTCGACCCGTTCATGGAGGCGTCGCTGGCCCAGCGCGTCTACGGGACCGAGGTCGAAGTCGAGGATATCGACTAGAAGGCTGCCCGCTTCCTAGCCGGGCCCGCGCCGTCATCCCGGGCTTGACCC
Above is a genomic segment from Bosea sp. NBC_00550 containing:
- the prfB gene encoding peptide chain release factor 2 (programmed frameshift), with product MRPEIQTQLDNAKQSIGLLRRHLDWDQAQRRLAELNALSEGPDFWNDAEAAQKLMRERTGLETQIEGITKLERELDDALTLIELGEMEDDAATVTEGEQAIKAVQDEAARLQVETLLSGEADMLDTYIEIHPGAGGTESQDWAEMLLRMYRRWGERRKFKVETLEYQDGDTAGIKSATLQFKGHNAYGWLKTESGVHRLVRISPFDSNARRQTSFASVWVYPVVDDRIIIDVKESDCRIDTYRAQGAGGQHINTTDSAVRITHLPTGIAVSCQQERSQHKNRAKAWDMLRARLYEVELKKREEKANAEQASKTDIGWGHQIRSYVLQPYQLVKDLRTGVASTDPSEVLDGALDPFMEASLAQRVYGTEVEVEDID